From Musa acuminata AAA Group cultivar baxijiao chromosome BXJ3-8, Cavendish_Baxijiao_AAA, whole genome shotgun sequence, one genomic window encodes:
- the LOC103994802 gene encoding deoxymugineic acid synthase 1-B-like isoform X1 codes for MVRIPEVRLSSGGKPMPRIGMGTAVYPFASSEAMRAAILRSIELGYRHFDTAALYQSEEPLGAAIADALRAGAIRSRDELFITSKLWCSDAHPHLVLSALQKTLRNLQLEYLDLYLVHWPVSTRPGKYELPPAKEDLLPIDMSEVWRAMEECHALGLTKSIGVSNLSSKKLETLLSVAKIPPAVNQVEVNPLWQQQKLREFCVAKGIQVCAYSPLGAKGTHWGQNWVMDCGVLKEIAAAKGKTLAQICLRWVYEQGDCVLVKSFNEERMVENLDILDWELSDEDKHKIGQIPQRKGFPGYDFVSDDGPYKSTEELWDGEIK; via the exons ATGGTTAGGATACCAGAGGTAAGGTTGAGCTCCGGGGGAAAGCCCATGCCGCGTATCGGCATGGGCACGGCGGTGTACCCTTTCGCCTCATCCGAAGCCATGCGCGCCGCCATTCTCAGGTCCATCGAACTCGGCTACCGCCACTTTGACACCGCCGCGCTCTACCAGTCCGAGGAGCCGCTCGGCGCTGCCATCGCCGACGCCCTCCGCGCCGGCGCCATCCGCTCCCGCGACGAGCTCTTCATCACCTCCAAGCTGTGGTGCAGCGACGCCCACCCTCATCTCGTCCTCTCCGCCCTCCAAAAGACTCTTCG CAACCTGCAGCTGGAGTACCTCGACCTCTACCTCGTGCACTGGCCGGTAAGCACAAGACCGGGGAAGTACGAGCTGCCGCCGGCGAAAGAGGACCTCTTGCCCATCGACATGAGCGAGGTGTGGAGGGCCATGGAGGAGTGCCATGCTCTCGGCCTAACGAAGTCCATAGGCGTCAGCAACTTGTCCTCCAAGAAGCTGGAAACGCTACTCTCCGTTGCCAAGATCCCTCCTGCTGTCAATCAG GTGGAGGTGAACCCTCTGTGGCAGCAGCAGAAGCTGAGGGAGTTTTGTGTGGCTAAGGGGATTCAGGTGTGCGCCTACTCGCCTTTGGGGGCCAAAGGAACGCACTGGGGGCAAAACTGGGTCATGGACTGTGGTGTCCTCAAAGAGATAGCTGCAGCCAAGGGGAAGACTCTTGCTCAG ATTTGCTTGAGGTGGGTGTACGAGCAAGGAGACTGTGTTCTGGTGAAGAGCTTCAACGAGGAGAGGATGGTGGAAAACCTGGACATACTGGATTGGGAACTGAGCGATGAAGATAAGCATAAGATTGGTCAGATTCCACAGCGGAAAGGGTTCCCTGGCTACGATTTCGTGTCTGATGATGGCCCCTACAAATCCACTGAAGAGCTGTGGGATGGTGAGATCAAATAA
- the LOC103994802 gene encoding deoxymugineic acid synthase 1-B-like isoform X2, with protein MVRIPEVRLSSGGKPMPRIGMGTAVYPFASSEAMRAAILRSIELGYRHFDTAALYQSEEPLGAAIADALRAGAIRSRDELFITSKLWCSDAHPHLVLSALQKTLRNLQLEYLDLYLVHWPVSTRPGKYELPPAKEDLLPIDMSEVWRAMEECHALGLTKSIGVSNLSSKKLETLLSVAKIPPAVNQQKLREFCVAKGIQVCAYSPLGAKGTHWGQNWVMDCGVLKEIAAAKGKTLAQICLRWVYEQGDCVLVKSFNEERMVENLDILDWELSDEDKHKIGQIPQRKGFPGYDFVSDDGPYKSTEELWDGEIK; from the exons ATGGTTAGGATACCAGAGGTAAGGTTGAGCTCCGGGGGAAAGCCCATGCCGCGTATCGGCATGGGCACGGCGGTGTACCCTTTCGCCTCATCCGAAGCCATGCGCGCCGCCATTCTCAGGTCCATCGAACTCGGCTACCGCCACTTTGACACCGCCGCGCTCTACCAGTCCGAGGAGCCGCTCGGCGCTGCCATCGCCGACGCCCTCCGCGCCGGCGCCATCCGCTCCCGCGACGAGCTCTTCATCACCTCCAAGCTGTGGTGCAGCGACGCCCACCCTCATCTCGTCCTCTCCGCCCTCCAAAAGACTCTTCG CAACCTGCAGCTGGAGTACCTCGACCTCTACCTCGTGCACTGGCCGGTAAGCACAAGACCGGGGAAGTACGAGCTGCCGCCGGCGAAAGAGGACCTCTTGCCCATCGACATGAGCGAGGTGTGGAGGGCCATGGAGGAGTGCCATGCTCTCGGCCTAACGAAGTCCATAGGCGTCAGCAACTTGTCCTCCAAGAAGCTGGAAACGCTACTCTCCGTTGCCAAGATCCCTCCTGCTGTCAATCAG CAGAAGCTGAGGGAGTTTTGTGTGGCTAAGGGGATTCAGGTGTGCGCCTACTCGCCTTTGGGGGCCAAAGGAACGCACTGGGGGCAAAACTGGGTCATGGACTGTGGTGTCCTCAAAGAGATAGCTGCAGCCAAGGGGAAGACTCTTGCTCAG ATTTGCTTGAGGTGGGTGTACGAGCAAGGAGACTGTGTTCTGGTGAAGAGCTTCAACGAGGAGAGGATGGTGGAAAACCTGGACATACTGGATTGGGAACTGAGCGATGAAGATAAGCATAAGATTGGTCAGATTCCACAGCGGAAAGGGTTCCCTGGCTACGATTTCGTGTCTGATGATGGCCCCTACAAATCCACTGAAGAGCTGTGGGATGGTGAGATCAAATAA